The following are encoded in a window of Pseudomonas sp. St316 genomic DNA:
- a CDS encoding ABC transporter substrate-binding protein: MKQLFLASLLGSTIAMCTAAMAADTDLKTLEAAAKAEGAVNSVGMPDDWANWKGTWDDLAKLYGLKHIDTDMSSAQEIAKFAAEKDNASADIGDVGAAFGPIAVKQGVVQPYKPSTWEQVPAWAKDKDGNWALAYTGTIAFIVNKKLLHGSDVPTKWADLKTGKYKVSIGDVSTAAQAANGVLAAALANGGDEKNLQPALLMFAEIAKQGRLSMANPTIATMEKGEVEVGVVWDFNGLSYKAKMANPDDYVVLIPSDGSVISGYTTIINKYAKHPNAAKLAREYIFSDAGQINLAKGNARPIRAEHLKLPEEVQAKLLPNEQYKGVTPIKDADAWEKTSKALPQKWQEDVIINMQ, from the coding sequence ATGAAACAGCTTTTCCTGGCATCACTGTTAGGCTCGACCATTGCCATGTGCACCGCCGCCATGGCCGCTGACACCGATCTGAAAACGTTGGAAGCCGCTGCGAAAGCGGAAGGCGCCGTGAACAGCGTCGGCATGCCCGATGACTGGGCAAACTGGAAAGGCACCTGGGACGACCTGGCCAAGCTCTACGGCCTGAAACACATCGACACCGACATGAGCTCGGCCCAGGAAATCGCCAAGTTCGCCGCCGAAAAAGACAACGCCAGCGCCGACATCGGCGACGTCGGTGCGGCGTTCGGCCCGATCGCGGTCAAGCAGGGCGTGGTCCAACCCTACAAGCCAAGTACCTGGGAACAAGTACCGGCCTGGGCCAAGGACAAGGACGGCAACTGGGCATTGGCCTACACCGGCACCATCGCCTTCATCGTCAACAAGAAACTGCTGCACGGTTCCGACGTGCCGACCAAATGGGCTGACCTGAAGACCGGCAAGTACAAAGTCTCCATTGGTGACGTGAGCACCGCCGCCCAGGCCGCCAACGGCGTGCTGGCAGCCGCCTTGGCCAACGGTGGCGATGAGAAGAACCTGCAGCCGGCGCTGTTGATGTTCGCCGAGATCGCCAAGCAAGGGCGCCTGTCCATGGCCAACCCGACTATCGCCACGATGGAAAAAGGTGAAGTCGAAGTCGGCGTGGTCTGGGACTTCAACGGCCTGAGCTACAAGGCCAAGATGGCCAACCCGGATGACTACGTCGTGTTGATCCCGTCTGACGGCTCGGTCATCTCCGGCTACACCACCATCATCAACAAATACGCCAAGCACCCGAACGCCGCCAAACTGGCTCGTGAATACATCTTCAGCGACGCCGGCCAGATCAACCTGGCCAAAGGCAACGCCCGTCCGATCCGCGCCGAGCACCTGAAACTGCCGGAAGAGGTCCAGGCCAAACTGCTGCCAAACGAGCAGTACAAAGGCGTGACCCCGATCAAGGACGCGGACGCGTGGGAGAAGACCTCCAAGGCACTGCCGCAGAAATGGCAGGAAGACGTGATCATCAATATGCAGTGA
- a CDS encoding UTRA domain-containing protein, with the protein MRIDATKAVTAIGHVLQEQLDHGLLAPGSKLPAERKLSELFGTTRITVREALLQLEAQGQIYREERRGWFVSPPRLAYNLMQRSHFHAMVAAQGRVPSTQVISARLQPASAAVCAWLQLPALSSVIQICRVRRIDERLVLYVEHYLNPQYFPDILGFDLNQSITELYARHYDLHYGRVKFEIVPTSLQPEAAAALKVSVGSPGLRIARVNYDQHQRLIDCDLEFWRHDAIHVGVDVPEQPPA; encoded by the coding sequence ATGCGCATCGATGCAACCAAAGCGGTGACAGCCATCGGACACGTCCTGCAAGAGCAACTCGACCATGGGTTGCTGGCGCCCGGCAGCAAATTGCCGGCCGAGCGCAAGCTCAGTGAATTGTTCGGGACCACGCGCATTACCGTGCGCGAGGCGTTGTTACAGCTCGAAGCCCAGGGGCAGATTTATCGGGAGGAGCGCCGGGGCTGGTTCGTCTCGCCGCCGCGCCTGGCCTACAACCTGATGCAGCGCAGCCATTTCCACGCCATGGTCGCAGCCCAAGGGCGTGTGCCTTCTACCCAAGTGATCTCGGCGCGCCTGCAACCTGCTTCGGCGGCGGTGTGTGCCTGGTTGCAATTACCGGCGTTGTCCAGCGTGATCCAGATCTGCCGCGTGCGGCGTATCGACGAGCGCCTGGTGCTGTACGTCGAGCACTACCTGAACCCGCAGTATTTTCCGGACATCCTGGGGTTCGACCTCAACCAGTCCATCACCGAGCTGTACGCCCGCCACTACGACCTGCACTACGGACGGGTGAAGTTTGAAATCGTGCCCACCTCGTTACAGCCGGAAGCGGCAGCGGCGTTGAAGGTTTCGGTGGGCAGCCCCGGGCTTCGCATCGCCCGGGTCAACTATGACCAGCATCAGCGGCTGATCGATTGCGACCTGGAGTTCTGGCGACACGATGCGATCCATGTCGGGGTGGACGTGCCGGAGCAACCGCCGGCCTGA
- a CDS encoding M18 family aminopeptidase, translated as MRAELNQGLIDFLKASPTPFHATASLAKRLEAAGYQRLDERETWATEANGRYYVTRNDSSIIAFKLGRNSPLHDGIRLVGAHTDSPCLRVKPQPELQRHGFWQLGVEVYGGALLAPWFDRDLSLAGRVTFRRDGKVESQLIDFKAPIATIPNLAIHLNREANQGWTINPQNELPPILAQFAGDERVDFRAVLTDQLAREHGQNADVVLDYELSFYDTQSAAVIGLHGDFIAGARLDNLLSCYAGLQALLNADTEETCVLVCNDHEEVGSCSACGADGPMLEQTLRRLLPEGEAFVRTIQKSLLVSADNAHGVHPNYADKHDANHGPKLNAGPVIKVNSNQRYATNSETAGFFRHLCMAEEVPVQSFVVRSDMGCGSTIGPITASQLGVRTVDIGLPTFAMHSIRELCGSHDLAHLVKVLSAFYASRELP; from the coding sequence ATGCGCGCAGAGTTGAACCAGGGCCTGATCGACTTTCTCAAGGCCTCCCCTACCCCGTTTCATGCCACCGCCAGCCTTGCCAAACGCCTGGAGGCGGCAGGCTATCAGCGTCTTGACGAACGCGAGACCTGGGCCACCGAGGCCAACGGTCGCTATTACGTCACACGCAACGACTCCTCGATCATCGCCTTCAAGCTCGGCCGCAACTCACCGTTGCACGATGGCATCCGCCTGGTCGGCGCCCACACCGACAGCCCCTGCCTGCGGGTCAAGCCGCAGCCGGAACTGCAACGCCACGGGTTCTGGCAACTGGGCGTGGAAGTCTATGGCGGCGCGTTGCTGGCGCCGTGGTTCGACCGCGACCTGTCCCTGGCCGGGCGCGTGACCTTCCGTCGCGACGGCAAGGTCGAAAGCCAGTTGATCGATTTCAAGGCGCCGATCGCCACGATCCCGAACCTGGCCATCCACCTCAATCGCGAAGCCAACCAGGGCTGGACCATCAACCCGCAGAATGAACTGCCGCCGATCCTCGCCCAGTTCGCCGGTGATGAGCGCGTCGATTTCCGAGCCGTGCTCACCGATCAACTGGCCCGCGAACACGGCCAGAATGCCGACGTGGTGCTCGACTACGAGTTGAGTTTCTACGACACGCAAAGCGCTGCGGTCATTGGCCTGCACGGCGACTTCATCGCCGGCGCGCGCCTGGATAACCTGCTGTCGTGCTACGCCGGCCTGCAAGCCTTGCTGAACGCTGACACCGAAGAAACCTGCGTACTGGTGTGCAACGATCACGAGGAGGTCGGTTCGTGCTCGGCCTGTGGCGCCGACGGCCCGATGCTTGAACAGACCCTGCGTCGCCTGCTGCCTGAAGGTGAGGCGTTCGTGCGCACCATTCAGAAATCCCTGCTGGTGTCGGCGGACAACGCCCACGGCGTGCATCCCAACTATGCCGACAAGCACGACGCCAATCACGGCCCCAAGCTCAACGCCGGCCCGGTGATCAAGGTCAACAGCAACCAGCGCTACGCCACCAACAGCGAAACCGCCGGGTTCTTCCGCCACCTGTGCATGGCAGAAGAAGTGCCGGTGCAAAGCTTCGTGGTGCGCAGTGACATGGGCTGCGGCTCGACCATCGGCCCGATCACCGCCAGCCAGCTGGGGGTGCGCACCGTGGACATCGGCCTGCCAACCTTCGCCATGCATTCGATCCGCGAACTGTGCGGCAGCCATGACCTGGCGCATCTGGTGAAGGTGCTGAGCGCGTTCTATGCGAGTCGCGAGTTGCCATAA
- a CDS encoding urate hydroxylase PuuD, with protein MEAHMLEWLNLSVRWVHMITGVAWIGASFYFVWLENNLNRVNPRSGLAGDLWAIHGGGIYHLEKYKLAPPSMPDNLHWFKWEAYFTWMSGIALLCVVFYWNPTVYLLAPGSSLSGPEGVALGLGSLLVGWFVYSFLCDSALGKRPALLGMILFVLLVAAAYGFSKVFSGRGAYLHVGAVIGTIMVGNVFRIIMPAQRALVAAIAENRTPDPALPAKGLLRSRHNNYFTLPVLFIMISNHFPSTYGSQYNWLILAGIAVAAVLVRHYFNTRHDSNRFAWTLPVGALAMICLAYVTGPKPISIAPDVAKAPAAIEYQPLPETAVGGGAKPATAPAAPALAPTQAANAQGPSFEQVHSVIQERCSVCHSAKPTSPLFSAAPGGVMFDTPQQIQQQAARIQAQAVTSQIMPLGNITQMTQQERDLIGAWINQGARTN; from the coding sequence GTGGAAGCACATATGCTGGAATGGCTGAACCTGAGCGTACGCTGGGTTCACATGATCACTGGCGTGGCCTGGATCGGCGCGTCGTTCTACTTCGTCTGGCTGGAAAACAACCTCAACCGCGTCAACCCCAGGAGCGGCCTGGCCGGTGACCTGTGGGCCATCCACGGCGGCGGCATCTACCACCTGGAAAAATACAAACTCGCGCCGCCCTCCATGCCGGACAACCTGCACTGGTTCAAGTGGGAAGCCTACTTCACCTGGATGTCGGGCATCGCGCTGTTGTGCGTGGTGTTCTATTGGAACCCGACCGTCTACCTGCTGGCTCCCGGCAGCAGCCTGAGCGGCCCCGAAGGCGTCGCCCTGGGCCTCGGTTCGCTACTGGTTGGCTGGTTCGTCTATTCCTTTCTTTGCGACTCGGCCCTGGGCAAGCGCCCTGCCCTGCTCGGCATGATCCTGTTCGTGCTGTTGGTCGCCGCGGCCTACGGGTTCAGCAAGGTGTTCAGCGGTCGCGGCGCCTACCTGCACGTCGGGGCGGTCATCGGGACGATCATGGTCGGCAACGTCTTTCGCATCATCATGCCGGCCCAGCGCGCGCTGGTGGCGGCCATCGCCGAGAACCGCACGCCCGATCCTGCACTGCCGGCCAAGGGTTTGTTGCGTTCGCGCCACAACAACTACTTCACGTTGCCGGTGCTGTTCATCATGATCAGCAACCATTTCCCGAGCACCTACGGCAGCCAGTACAACTGGTTGATCCTGGCCGGGATCGCCGTGGCAGCGGTGTTGGTGCGCCATTACTTCAATACGCGCCATGACAGCAACCGGTTTGCCTGGACGCTGCCGGTCGGTGCCCTGGCGATGATCTGCCTGGCTTACGTTACCGGTCCCAAGCCCATCTCCATCGCACCCGACGTGGCCAAGGCACCCGCTGCCATCGAGTATCAACCGCTGCCGGAAACGGCGGTGGGCGGTGGCGCGAAACCGGCGACGGCACCGGCTGCACCGGCGTTGGCGCCCACCCAGGCCGCCAACGCCCAGGGCCCTTCGTTCGAGCAGGTCCACAGCGTGATCCAGGAACGCTGCTCGGTCTGCCACTCGGCCAAGCCCACCAGCCCGTTGTTCAGCGCCGCGCCAGGTGGGGTGATGTTCGACACCCCGCAGCAGATCCAGCAACAGGCCGCGCGCATCCAGGCCCAGGCCGTCACCAGCCAGATCATGCCATTGGGCAACATCACCCAGATGACCCAGCAGGAACGTGACCTGATCGGCGCGTGGATCAACCAGGGCGCGCGGACCAACTGA
- a CDS encoding alkaline phosphatase family protein, giving the protein MKHNVILVVLDGLNHEVARHAMGHLQAYVGAGRAALYKLECELPALSRPLYECILTGVVPIDSGIVHNNVSRLSNQRSIFHYATQAGLSTAAAAYHWVSELYNASPFVAGRDRHTDNPDLPIQHGHFYWNDHYPDSHLFADAEHLRQRYLPNFLLVHPMNIDDAGHKHGLDTPQYRNSARSADVNLAVYLQDWLDAGYQVLVTSDHGMNNDRSHNGLLAEEREVPLFVLGSGFSFDPAATPRQTELCGTICQLLGVDHDKPYCQELLK; this is encoded by the coding sequence ATGAAGCACAACGTCATCCTGGTGGTGCTCGACGGTCTCAACCATGAGGTCGCCCGGCATGCCATGGGGCATTTGCAGGCTTACGTCGGCGCAGGACGCGCGGCCCTCTACAAACTGGAATGTGAGTTGCCCGCCCTGTCCCGTCCGCTCTACGAATGCATCCTCACCGGCGTCGTGCCCATCGACAGCGGGATCGTGCACAACAACGTCTCGCGCCTGTCGAACCAGCGCAGCATTTTCCACTACGCCACCCAGGCCGGCTTGAGTACGGCGGCCGCGGCGTATCATTGGGTCAGCGAGCTCTATAACGCTTCACCCTTCGTGGCCGGTCGCGACCGTCACACCGACAACCCCGACTTGCCGATTCAACACGGGCATTTCTATTGGAATGACCATTACCCCGATTCCCATCTGTTCGCTGACGCCGAACACCTGCGCCAGCGCTACTTGCCGAACTTTTTGCTGGTGCACCCGATGAACATCGACGACGCCGGCCACAAGCACGGCCTCGACACCCCGCAATACCGCAATAGCGCGCGCTCGGCCGACGTCAACCTGGCGGTTTACCTGCAAGACTGGCTAGACGCCGGTTACCAGGTGCTGGTGACGTCCGACCACGGCATGAACAACGATCGCTCCCATAACGGCCTGCTGGCCGAAGAACGGGAAGTGCCGCTGTTTGTCCTGGGCAGCGGCTTCAGTTTCGATCCCGCGGCCACACCCCGGCAGACCGAACTGTGCGGCACCATTTGCCAATTGCTCGGCGTCGACCACGACAAACCCTATTGCCAGGAGTTACTCAAGTGA
- a CDS encoding RluA family pseudouridine synthase: MPLSNIRIIHQDAAVLVVDKPTLLLSVPGRADDNKDCLITRLQENGYPEARIVHRLDWETSGIILLARDPDTHRELSRQFHDRETEKAYTALCWGQPELDSGSIDLPLRYDPPTKPRHVVDHEHGKHALTFWRVLERCGDWCRVELTPITGRSHQLRVHMLSIGHPLLGDGLYAHPQALAAWPRLCLHASMLSFTHPQSGERLRFECPAPF; encoded by the coding sequence ATGCCCTTGTCCAACATCCGCATCATTCATCAGGACGCCGCCGTCCTGGTGGTCGACAAGCCGACCCTGTTGCTCTCAGTGCCCGGCCGGGCCGACGACAACAAGGACTGCCTGATCACCCGTCTGCAGGAAAACGGCTATCCGGAAGCGCGAATCGTGCACCGACTGGACTGGGAAACCTCCGGCATCATCCTGCTGGCCCGCGACCCGGACACTCATCGTGAACTGTCCCGGCAATTTCATGATCGCGAAACCGAAAAAGCCTACACGGCGCTGTGCTGGGGCCAACCGGAACTGGACAGCGGCAGCATCGACCTGCCCTTGCGCTACGACCCGCCGACCAAACCTCGGCATGTGGTAGACCATGAACACGGCAAACACGCCCTGACCTTCTGGCGCGTGCTGGAACGTTGCGGCGATTGGTGCCGGGTCGAACTCACGCCGATTACCGGGCGCTCGCACCAATTGCGCGTGCACATGCTGTCCATCGGTCACCCGCTGCTGGGTGACGGGCTCTACGCCCACCCGCAGGCCCTCGCCGCCTGGCCACGCCTGTGCCTGCACGCCAGCATGCTGAGTTTCACCCATCCGCAAAGCGGCGAACGCTTGCGCTTCGAGTGCCCGGCGCCGTTCTGA
- a CDS encoding lipid A biosynthesis lauroyl acyltransferase — translation MDRPRFRAAFFHPRFWLLWCGLGLLWLIVQLPYPLLLRVGRALGALMYRAAGDRRRIARRNLELCFPQKSAAERKRLLKENFASTGIAFFEMAMSWWWSRSRLAKLAHVEGLEHLKQAQREGKGVILMALHFTTLEIGAALLGQQHTIDGMYREHKNPLFDYIQRRGRERHNLDSLAVERDDVRGMLKLLRVGRAIWYAPDQDYGAKQSVFVPLFGIQAATVTATSKFARLGKALVVPFIQERLADGSGYRLVIQAPLTDFPGETEQADCIRINQWVEQSVSDCPEQYLWAHRRFKSRPPGEPKLYDKRG, via the coding sequence ATGGATCGCCCGCGTTTTCGAGCTGCATTTTTTCATCCGCGTTTCTGGCTGCTGTGGTGCGGCCTGGGCCTGTTGTGGCTGATCGTTCAGTTGCCTTATCCGTTATTGCTGCGGGTCGGTCGTGCATTGGGCGCGCTGATGTACCGGGCGGCCGGCGACCGACGGCGCATCGCCCGTCGCAACCTGGAACTGTGTTTCCCGCAAAAGTCCGCCGCCGAACGAAAGCGTCTGCTCAAGGAAAACTTTGCCTCCACTGGCATCGCCTTTTTCGAAATGGCCATGAGTTGGTGGTGGTCGCGTTCGCGCCTGGCGAAACTGGCCCATGTCGAAGGGCTGGAGCATCTCAAGCAGGCCCAGCGCGAGGGCAAGGGCGTGATCCTGATGGCGCTGCATTTCACCACCCTGGAAATCGGCGCGGCCTTGCTCGGCCAGCAGCACACCATCGATGGCATGTACCGCGAGCACAAGAACCCGCTGTTCGACTACATCCAGCGCCGGGGGCGCGAGCGACACAACCTCGACTCGCTGGCGGTGGAACGTGACGACGTGCGCGGCATGCTCAAGCTGCTGCGGGTCGGGCGGGCGATCTGGTATGCGCCGGACCAGGACTACGGCGCCAAGCAGAGCGTCTTCGTGCCGCTGTTCGGCATCCAGGCCGCGACGGTCACCGCCACCAGCAAGTTCGCCCGCCTGGGCAAGGCACTGGTGGTGCCCTTCATCCAGGAACGCCTGGCCGACGGCAGCGGTTATCGCCTGGTGATCCAGGCCCCGCTGACGGATTTCCCGGGCGAGACTGAGCAAGCCGATTGCATCCGCATCAACCAGTGGGTCGAGCAGTCGGTAAGTGATTGTCCCGAGCAATACCTCTGGGCCCACCGGCGCTTCAAGAGCCGTCCGCCGGGCGAGCCGAAGCTGTACGACAAACGTGGTTGA
- the minD gene encoding septum site-determining protein MinD — protein sequence MAKILVVTSGKGGVGKTTTSAAIGTGLALRGHKTVIVDFDVGLRNLDLIMGCERRVVYDFVNVVNGEANLQQALIKDKRLENLYVLAASQTRDKDALTQEGVEKVLMQLKEDFEFVVCDSPAGIEKGAHLAMYFADEAIVVTNPEVSSVRDSDRMLGLLASKSRRAENGEEPIKEHLLLTRYNPQRVSDGEMLGVEDVKEILAVTLLGVIPESQAVLKASNSGVPVILDDQSDAGQAYSDAVDRLLGKTVEHRFLDVTKKGFFERLFGGR from the coding sequence TTGGCCAAGATTCTCGTGGTTACATCCGGCAAGGGTGGTGTGGGTAAGACCACCACCAGCGCCGCTATCGGTACCGGCCTCGCTCTGCGCGGCCACAAGACAGTCATCGTCGACTTCGACGTCGGCCTGCGTAACCTGGACCTGATCATGGGTTGCGAGCGTCGCGTGGTCTATGACTTCGTCAACGTGGTCAACGGCGAAGCGAACCTGCAACAGGCCCTGATCAAGGACAAGCGCCTTGAGAACCTCTACGTCCTGGCCGCCAGCCAGACCCGCGACAAGGACGCGCTGACCCAGGAAGGCGTGGAAAAAGTCCTGATGCAACTCAAGGAAGACTTCGAGTTCGTGGTCTGCGACTCCCCGGCCGGTATCGAGAAAGGTGCCCACCTGGCCATGTACTTCGCCGACGAGGCGATCGTCGTGACCAACCCGGAAGTGTCGTCGGTGCGTGACTCCGACCGCATGCTGGGCCTGCTGGCAAGCAAGTCCCGCCGCGCCGAAAACGGCGAAGAGCCAATCAAGGAACACCTGCTGCTGACCCGCTACAACCCGCAACGGGTCAGCGATGGCGAAATGCTCGGCGTCGAAGACGTCAAGGAAATCCTCGCCGTCACCCTGCTGGGTGTCATTCCGGAATCCCAAGCGGTACTCAAGGCCTCCAACTCCGGTGTGCCAGTGATTCTCGACGACCAGAGCGATGCCGGCCAGGCATACAGCGATGCCGTCGATCGCCTGCTGGGCAAGACCGTGGAGCATCGTTTCCTCGATGTAACGAAGAAAGGTTTCTTCGAGCGCCTGTTTGGAGGTAGGTAA
- the minC gene encoding septum site-determining protein MinC, producing the protein MSQTEPLDQDPVFQLKGSMLAITVLELARNDLESLDRQLAAKVAQAPNFFSNAPLVLALDKLPAGEGAVDLPGLMRVCRQHGLRTLAIRASRIEDIAAAIAVDIPVLPPSGARERVLELSPVEARKAPEKPPEPTIKPTRVITSPVRGGQQIYAQGGDLVIVSSVSPGAELLADGNIHVYGPMRGRALAGVKGDTKARIFCQQLSAELVSIAGQYKVSEDLRRDPLWGAGVQISLSGDVLNIIRL; encoded by the coding sequence ATGAGCCAAACCGAACCGCTAGACCAAGATCCCGTGTTCCAGCTGAAGGGCAGCATGCTCGCCATTACGGTGCTGGAGCTGGCCCGCAACGACCTGGAAAGCCTTGACCGGCAGTTGGCGGCCAAAGTCGCCCAGGCACCGAACTTCTTCAGCAACGCCCCGCTGGTGCTGGCCCTGGACAAGCTGCCGGCCGGCGAAGGCGCGGTGGACCTGCCAGGCCTGATGCGCGTTTGCCGCCAGCACGGCCTGCGTACCCTGGCGATCCGCGCCAGCCGCATCGAAGACATCGCCGCCGCCATCGCCGTGGACATTCCGGTGCTGCCGCCGTCCGGCGCCCGGGAGCGCGTGCTGGAACTGAGCCCGGTCGAAGCCAGGAAAGCCCCGGAAAAACCACCAGAACCCACCATCAAGCCGACGCGCGTCATCACCTCGCCAGTACGCGGCGGGCAGCAGATTTACGCCCAGGGTGGCGATCTGGTCATCGTCTCCTCGGTCAGCCCGGGGGCGGAACTTCTGGCCGATGGCAACATCCATGTATACGGCCCGATGCGCGGTCGCGCGCTGGCCGGCGTCAAAGGCGACACAAAGGCCAGGATCTTCTGTCAGCAATTGAGCGCTGAACTGGTCTCCATCGCCGGGCAGTACAAGGTCTCCGAGGATTTGCGCCGCGATCCGTTGTGGGGGGCCGGCGTCCAGATCAGCCTGTCGGGCGACGTGTTGAACATCATTCGGCTTTAA
- a CDS encoding patatin-like phospholipase family protein — protein sequence MTPAEPVTGLILSGGGARAAYQVGVLAAIAELLPDGADNPFPVIVGTSAGAINAVSLASGAMDFKTAIERLTAFWQAVRSHQVMRSDWRGVLAQSMRFITHSLLGLGAKLPVALIDSSPLRELLQAQFHASGIEQAIVEQQLRAVAVTAFGYESGQAVTFYQGRGTIDAWLRHRRIGVPTQLSVEHLLASSAIPLLFAPVRIGPQYFGDGAVRQSAPISPALHLGANRVLVIGVSGNPRGAGLQDPLERSYTGLQPTLAQIGGHMLNSTFIDSLESDIELLQRLNGFSHLLPDDVPAHTLGAAPVEVLVISPSQPIDEIAARHRQELPRALRLFLRGPGATKTSGAGVLSYLLFEAGYCRELIELGRQDALAQREELSRFLGLS from the coding sequence ATGACCCCAGCTGAACCGGTTACAGGTTTGATTCTTTCCGGCGGCGGGGCTCGAGCGGCGTATCAGGTAGGCGTATTGGCAGCCATCGCCGAATTATTGCCAGACGGGGCGGATAACCCGTTCCCGGTGATCGTCGGCACCTCGGCCGGGGCGATCAACGCGGTCAGCCTGGCAAGCGGGGCGATGGACTTCAAGACCGCCATCGAGCGGCTGACGGCGTTCTGGCAAGCGGTGCGCAGCCATCAGGTCATGCGCAGCGACTGGCGCGGCGTGCTGGCCCAGTCAATGCGTTTCATCACCCACAGCCTGCTGGGCCTGGGGGCCAAGTTGCCGGTGGCGCTGATCGACAGTTCGCCGCTGCGCGAATTGCTCCAGGCCCAATTCCATGCCTCGGGCATCGAGCAGGCCATCGTCGAGCAGCAACTGCGCGCGGTGGCGGTGACGGCGTTCGGTTATGAGTCTGGTCAGGCTGTCACTTTCTACCAAGGGCGCGGGACCATCGATGCCTGGCTGCGCCATCGACGTATCGGGGTGCCGACGCAGTTGTCGGTGGAGCACCTGCTGGCCAGCTCGGCGATTCCGTTGCTGTTCGCGCCGGTCAGGATCGGCCCACAATACTTCGGTGACGGCGCGGTGCGCCAATCGGCGCCCATCAGCCCGGCCTTGCACTTGGGGGCCAATCGGGTGCTGGTGATCGGCGTCAGCGGCAACCCCCGTGGCGCGGGGTTGCAAGATCCTCTGGAGCGTAGCTACACCGGTCTGCAACCGACCCTGGCGCAGATCGGCGGCCATATGCTCAACAGCACGTTCATTGACAGCCTGGAAAGCGACATCGAGTTGCTTCAACGCCTGAACGGCTTCAGTCACCTGCTGCCCGATGACGTACCGGCCCATACCTTGGGCGCGGCACCGGTGGAGGTGCTGGTGATTTCACCCAGCCAGCCGATCGATGAAATTGCCGCTCGCCATCGCCAGGAACTGCCCCGCGCGCTGCGGTTGTTCCTGCGCGGGCCGGGCGCGACCAAGACCAGCGGCGCGGGAGTACTGAGTTACCTGCTGTTCGAGGCGGGGTATTGCCGCGAACTGATCGAGCTGGGACGCCAGGATGCGTTGGCGCAGCGCGAGGAACTGAGTCGGTTTTTGGGGTTGTCCTGA
- a CDS encoding outer membrane protein OmpK, translating to MKRTCTSLILAGALLAGGQAMADDLFQWQNNSLTYLYGKDFQVNPRIQQTVTFEHADAWKYGDNFFFLDRIFYNGQDDSQSGPNTYYGEFSPRLSFGKIFDQKLELGPIKDVLLAMTYEFGEGDNESYLIGPGLDLAIPGFDYFQLNFYNRQTEGPRAGDNVWQITPTWAYTVPVGSSDILIDGFIDWVVDNDSNSKGTYHANLHINPQIKYDLGKALKLGAKQLYVGVEYDYWKNKYGIEDTDGFKTNQSNTSFLLKYHF from the coding sequence ATGAAACGTACGTGCACCAGCCTGATACTTGCGGGAGCCTTGCTGGCCGGGGGCCAAGCGATGGCCGACGACCTGTTCCAGTGGCAGAACAACAGCCTGACCTACCTGTACGGCAAGGATTTCCAGGTCAACCCGCGCATCCAGCAGACCGTGACCTTCGAGCACGCCGACGCCTGGAAATATGGGGACAACTTCTTCTTCCTCGATCGGATCTTCTACAACGGCCAGGACGACAGCCAGTCCGGCCCGAACACCTATTACGGTGAGTTCAGCCCACGCCTGTCGTTCGGCAAGATCTTCGACCAGAAGCTGGAACTGGGCCCGATCAAGGATGTGCTGCTGGCCATGACGTATGAATTCGGCGAAGGCGACAACGAGTCCTACCTGATCGGTCCGGGCTTGGACCTGGCGATTCCCGGCTTCGACTACTTCCAGCTGAACTTCTACAACCGCCAGACCGAAGGCCCACGCGCCGGCGATAACGTCTGGCAGATCACGCCGACCTGGGCCTACACCGTACCGGTGGGATCATCGGACATCCTGATCGACGGTTTCATCGACTGGGTGGTGGACAACGACAGCAACTCCAAAGGCACCTACCACGCCAACCTGCACATCAACCCGCAGATCAAATATGACCTGGGCAAGGCGTTGAAGCTCGGCGCCAAGCAGTTGTATGTGGGCGTGGAGTATGACTACTGGAAGAACAAGTACGGGATCGAAGACACGGACGGGTTCAAGACCAACCAGAGCAATACCAGCTTCTTGCTGAAGTACCATTTCTGA
- the minE gene encoding cell division topological specificity factor MinE → MNLFDFFRANKKPSTASVAKERLQIIVAHERGQRSTPDYLPALQKELVEVIRKYVNIGSDDVHVALESQGSCSILELNITLPDR, encoded by the coding sequence ATGAACCTTTTTGACTTCTTTCGTGCCAACAAAAAGCCCAGTACCGCCTCGGTCGCGAAAGAGCGTCTACAGATCATCGTGGCGCACGAACGCGGCCAACGCAGCACCCCTGACTACCTGCCAGCCCTGCAGAAGGAACTGGTGGAAGTGATCCGCAAATACGTCAACATCGGTAGCGATGACGTGCACGTGGCACTGGAAAGCCAGGGCAGTTGCTCGATCCTGGAACTCAACATCACCCTGCCGGATCGCTGA